A genome region from Marinobacter panjinensis includes the following:
- a CDS encoding MFS transporter, producing MENSVSKTEQYRALGISTFAFTLCFAVWTIFSIIGIKISQDFGLSDTQLGLLMATPILTGSISRLFLGIWTDRFGGRWVFGVLMLTTAACVYLLTFANSYLMLLVGALGVGLAGGSFIVGVTYTAAWFERERQGTALGIFGAGNVGAAVTNFGAPFLLVALGWQGTAQVYATVLAIMGVLFILLAKEDPMAKERASKQSQSFMEQMAPLKELRVWRFALYYFFVFGAFVALALWLPHYLIGVYGLNIKTAGMIAALYTIPASLFRILGGWMSDRYGARRVMYWTFIASVICTFLLSYPPTEYVVHGIDGDIRFFLEVGLVPFVVLTFILGFFMSLGKAAVYKHIPVYYPTHVGAVGGVVGMIGGLGGFLLPLMFGVLNDITGVWQSSFMLMFLIVASALAWMHYAIRSAERVEWAAHESKTDLPELASPQLFYPLNRPDRENDRLTKGHPPLK from the coding sequence ATGGAAAACAGCGTATCGAAAACTGAACAGTACCGGGCACTGGGCATATCCACCTTTGCCTTCACCCTCTGTTTTGCGGTCTGGACCATTTTTTCGATTATCGGCATCAAGATCAGCCAGGACTTCGGGCTTTCGGATACCCAACTGGGATTGTTGATGGCAACGCCTATCCTCACCGGCTCCATCAGCCGGCTGTTCCTCGGCATCTGGACAGATCGCTTCGGGGGCCGCTGGGTGTTCGGCGTACTGATGCTGACAACAGCTGCCTGTGTCTACCTGCTTACCTTTGCCAACAGCTACCTGATGTTGCTGGTAGGCGCACTTGGGGTTGGTCTGGCCGGCGGTTCATTTATCGTCGGTGTGACTTATACCGCTGCCTGGTTCGAACGAGAGCGCCAGGGCACGGCACTCGGTATCTTCGGAGCGGGTAACGTGGGCGCGGCGGTAACCAATTTCGGCGCGCCCTTCCTTCTTGTGGCTCTGGGCTGGCAGGGTACGGCCCAGGTCTATGCCACGGTATTGGCCATCATGGGTGTGCTGTTCATTCTCCTTGCCAAAGAAGACCCTATGGCAAAAGAGCGCGCCAGCAAGCAATCCCAGTCTTTCATGGAGCAGATGGCGCCGCTGAAGGAGCTACGGGTGTGGCGTTTCGCGCTCTATTATTTCTTTGTATTCGGCGCGTTCGTCGCCCTGGCTCTATGGTTGCCCCACTACCTGATTGGCGTTTACGGGCTGAACATCAAAACCGCCGGCATGATTGCCGCGCTCTATACCATCCCGGCTTCCCTGTTCCGGATACTTGGCGGCTGGATGTCAGATCGCTACGGCGCTCGCCGCGTTATGTACTGGACTTTTATCGCCTCTGTGATCTGCACCTTCCTGCTCAGTTACCCGCCAACCGAATACGTGGTACACGGCATTGATGGTGATATCCGCTTCTTCCTCGAAGTAGGCCTGGTGCCATTCGTGGTTCTCACCTTTATCCTCGGCTTTTTCATGTCACTGGGAAAGGCGGCTGTGTACAAGCACATCCCGGTCTACTACCCCACCCATGTTGGCGCTGTGGGCGGCGTTGTCGGCATGATAGGCGGCCTTGGGGGATTCCTGCTGCCACTGATGTTTGGTGTGCTGAACGACATTACCGGGGTCTGGCAGAGCAGCTTTATGTTGATGTTCCTGATCGTGGCTTCTGCCCTCGCCTGGATGCACTACGCCATCCGTTCTGCCGAAAGGGTGGAATGGGCGGCCCATGAGTCCAAGACCGACCTGCCGGAGCTGGCATCGCCGCAGCTGTTCTATCCGCTGAACCGCCCGGACAGGGAGAATGACCGGCTGACCAAGGGCCATCCGCCCCTGAAGTAA